One region of Gossypium raimondii isolate GPD5lz chromosome 6, ASM2569854v1, whole genome shotgun sequence genomic DNA includes:
- the LOC105774741 gene encoding uncharacterized protein LOC105774741 — MNCVRDSLGPWQFNKYNKRKHQINKLSKKLDDIIDAPNAQANLNSIKETRLKLKKLYEEDEIYWAQRSRIGWLKESDRNTKFFHMRATSRRKKNDIDRLKDSSGGWVYNNRDKCRVARDYFIDLFQTSTNIVNNMDMSCIPKCVNEEMNKNLTKSFTDEEILRAFNQINPRKAPGSDGLPGIFFKENWEVVGKDIPSCCHDFLNAVVDMSSINETIIVLIPKIMNQRI, encoded by the coding sequence ATGAATTGTGTCCGTGATTCTTTGGGGCCTTGGcagtttaataaatataataagagaaaacatcaaatcaataagTTGTCGAAGAAGCTTGATGACATCATTGATGCGCCGAATGCGCAAGCCAACCTCAACAGTATTAAGGAGACCCGTCTTAAATTGAAGAAGCTTTATGAGGAAGATGAGATTTACTGGGCGCAAAGATCTAGAATCGGCTGGTTAAAAGAGAGTGACAGGAACACTAAATTTTTCCATATGAGGGCTACGAGTAGGAGGAAAAAGAATGATATTGATAGACTGAAAGATAGCAGTGGGGGCTGGGTGTACAATAACCGAGACAAGTGTCGTGTGGCTAGGGACTATTTCATTGATCTGTTTCAGACAAGCACGAATATTGTCAATAATATGGATATGAGTTGCATTCCAAAGTGTGTTAACGAGGAGATGAACAAGAACCTTACGAAAAGCTTCACTGATGAGGAAATCCTTAGAGCTTTCAACCAGATAAACCCGAGAAAGGCTCCAGGTAGTGATGGCCTCCCTGGAATTTTCTTCAAAGAAAATTGGGAGGTCGTGGGTAAGGATATTCCCTCCTGTTGTCATGATTTCTTAAACGCTGTGGTTGATATGTCCAGCATAAATGAAACGATAATTGttcttattccaaaaataatgaacCAACGGATATGA